Below is a genomic region from Persicimonas caeni.
GAATCGGACACGCCTCGTGTTACCTTCATCGACGGCAACGGCGACGAGGTCGCCGAGTTCTACGTCGAGCTTGCGATTACCCCGGCCGAGCAGACCAAAGGTCTGATGTTTCGCCGCGAGATGAAAGACGACTGGGGCATGCTCTTCATCTATCCCGATGAGGCGCCTCGCAGTTTCTGGATGCAGAACACCTTCATCCCGCTCGACATGATCTTCATCGACGGTCGGGGGCGCGTCGTCAACATCATCGAGGCAGCCGAGCCGCTCACGCGCGTTCGGCGCCAATCGAAGGGACCGACGCGCTACGTTCTGGAGCTCGTCGCCGGTCGCGCCGCTGAGGTGGGCATCGAGCCGGGCCAGCAGTTGCAGCTCGACCATATCGACGAAAAGCACGCGCCCCGCGCGCCAAAATAGCCTCTTCGAGACTCTGGATGCAGCCTGTCCGAACCTTTTTGTCCTGGCTCGCGCCGACGCACGTGTACGCCGCTGCGTTCATCATGACCGCGTTGGCAGGCGTCCTCTCCTGCTTTATCCCCCTGGTCAACCTGCTGGGCTACGAATCGGCGGCGGTCTTTGGCGTCCTCGGCGGTATCACGACCACCTTTCTGACACTGCACGCGGTCAACGGCGACGTCCTTCGCGCGCCGCTGGCTGACGAACGCGACGTTTCTCCGACATCCGACTTCTTCGTGCTGTTGGTGCGCCACGAGCTTCTGCTCGTCGTGCCCGCGCTCCTCTTGAGCCTCAACGCGCTTCGGGTGGTCAACTGCGCCTATGGCACCGGCGTGGGGTTTTGGCTGGCCATCGCCGTGCCTGCGATCTTTTTGGGGCAGACCATCGGCTGGCTCGTCGCCACGCTCCTGCCCGGGCGCGGGCGTCTGCAAATCGGGCTCTGTGTGATCGTCATCGTGGCGAGCGCGGCGACTCTGTTGGCGCATCTGGCCCTCCAGCCGCCCATCGTGGGACATCAACTCTTCTTGGGCTACTTCAGCGGGTCGATTTACGACGAGGCGCTGTCGCTTCCGTCGAGCCTGCTTTGGTATCGCGCGATGAACATGGCCGCGGCGATCGTGGTCTTGGCTGCCATCGAGGTGGTGTGGCGGCGTCGGCAGGGGCGGCCCTCGCGCTGGGTCGCCATTTGGGTGCTTCTGGGGCTGGCCGCCTTTGGGTCGATCTGGGCGTATCGTCACGACCTCGGAATTCGAATTGATCGCGAGTATATCCAGGAACAACTCGGCGGTCGGCTCGAGACCGAGCACTTCGTGATTCACTACCCGCAGACCGGCTACTTTTTGAAGAACAGGGAGCAGTTGGCCGAGGATCACGAGTTTCGGTATGCCGAGATGGCTGACTTCTTCGGCACTGATCCGGCGACCGAGGGCAAGATACACAGCTACGTCTATCCCGACCGCGAGGTCAAAGGTCGGCTGATGGGCGGGCGGCGCACGCTTGTGGCCAAGTTGTGGCTCCACGAGATGCACATCACCTGGCGAGGCTACGGGGACCACAAACTCGCCCACGAATTGGCGCATATCTTCACCGAGCCGTTCGGCGCCGGGCCCCTCAAGCTGAGCATGCAGGCGGGGGTGGGCGTCAATATGGGGCTCGTCGAAGGGGCCGCCACCGCGGCCGATTGGCCCACTGAGGAACTCTCACCGCACCAGGCGAGCGCGGCGCTTCGGCGTCTGGAGCTCGCCCCGAGCATCAGCTACATCGTCGACGCGTCCGGTTTTTGGACGCAGTCTTCGGGGCGCGCCTACACACTGGTGGGATCATTTGTGCGGTTTCTGATCGACGAGTACGGCGTCGAGAAGTTCAAGAGGGCGTACCCGACCGGCGACTTTCAGCAGGCCTACGGCAAACCGGCCACCGAATTGGTCGGGGAGTGGGAGGCGTTCGTCGATAAACTCGAGTTGTCGGAGCACGAGATGGAGCTCGCGCGCTATCTGTTCGACCGGCCGACGATTTTCGACAAGGTCTGCGCCCGCGAGATTGGTGAGCTCAAGCGCCAGGCGGGGCTGGCCGCGGGCGAGGGCAACGTGGGGATGGTGACTGAGACCTACGAGCAGATCATCAGCTTCGCCCCGCGCAACATCAATCACCGCATCGCCTATGCCCACGCGCTGACCCAGGCGAGAGAATACGAGCGTGCGCAGGAAGTCGTCGAGGAACTACTCGACGACGAGCAGGCCCCGGCAGTGCGCGCGCGCTTGCTCCACCTGCGAGGTGATCTCGCTTGGCGGCGTGGGAACACAGAGGTTGCCGAGGACGCCTATCGAGATTGTCTCGGCCTCGGGGTGCCCAGTGACTCCCGCAGACTGCTGGAGGTCAAGCTCGACGCGCTGTCGCGTGCTCCCGAAAGCGGGCGCGAGCAGGCTTTCGAATACCTGCTCGGCGAGGCGTCGAACGGGGTGTCGCTGTACTATCCCATGCACTGGCACCACCAACACGATGACGACGCTCTGGCCGCG
It encodes:
- a CDS encoding tetratricopeptide repeat protein, with product MQPVRTFLSWLAPTHVYAAAFIMTALAGVLSCFIPLVNLLGYESAAVFGVLGGITTTFLTLHAVNGDVLRAPLADERDVSPTSDFFVLLVRHELLLVVPALLLSLNALRVVNCAYGTGVGFWLAIAVPAIFLGQTIGWLVATLLPGRGRLQIGLCVIVIVASAATLLAHLALQPPIVGHQLFLGYFSGSIYDEALSLPSSLLWYRAMNMAAAIVVLAAIEVVWRRRQGRPSRWVAIWVLLGLAAFGSIWAYRHDLGIRIDREYIQEQLGGRLETEHFVIHYPQTGYFLKNREQLAEDHEFRYAEMADFFGTDPATEGKIHSYVYPDREVKGRLMGGRRTLVAKLWLHEMHITWRGYGDHKLAHELAHIFTEPFGAGPLKLSMQAGVGVNMGLVEGAATAADWPTEELSPHQASAALRRLELAPSISYIVDASGFWTQSSGRAYTLVGSFVRFLIDEYGVEKFKRAYPTGDFQQAYGKPATELVGEWEAFVDKLELSEHEMELARYLFDRPTIFDKVCAREIGELKRQAGLAAGEGNVGMVTETYEQIISFAPRNINHRIAYAHALTQAREYERAQEVVEELLDDEQAPAVRARLLHLRGDLAWRRGNTEVAEDAYRDCLGLGVPSDSRRLLEVKLDALSRAPESGREQAFEYLLGEASNGVSLYYPMHWHHQHDDDALAAYLVGRRLWAEQLWERAIPYLEQANAGLTDGILSQEALRMLGATAYFLDRLDQAEQTFEKLRASERPAYRASAREWLARIAWKRGNRIGTQ
- a CDS encoding DUF192 domain-containing protein, giving the protein MLDDVANLIGGRFSRPGGKAVAPGHQTWKVCLLCVAVLVAAVGCEQKTAKTRPDQARAEANGTEKGADKAASKSGPEGVGKSCATIEDCDSYLSCIEGSCQVPPAVTGRHESDTPRVTFIDGNGDEVAEFYVELAITPAEQTKGLMFRREMKDDWGMLFIYPDEAPRSFWMQNTFIPLDMIFIDGRGRVVNIIEAAEPLTRVRRQSKGPTRYVLELVAGRAAEVGIEPGQQLQLDHIDEKHAPRAPK